The following proteins come from a genomic window of Catalinimonas alkaloidigena:
- a CDS encoding MotA/TolQ/ExbB proton channel family protein: MLQHLLLQINTGGVDTTGVAATPTDNSVRLIDLLLAGGFAMIPLALLSIAAIYIFVERYLTLRKASRDPDAFMDRVKMMVQNGDINGARVVCAEFDSPIARMIEKGVSRIGSPLKNIETSIENVGKIELYQLEKNLPTLATISGAAPMIGFFGTVTGMIQAFIAIAQEEGSVSPKLLSSGIYEAMITTATGLAIGIVAYIGYNYLVAQVSKVIHNMEYNSVEFIDLLQETH, translated from the coding sequence ATGTTGCAACACCTTCTGCTGCAGATTAACACTGGCGGCGTAGACACCACAGGCGTAGCCGCTACGCCGACCGACAATTCCGTACGACTGATTGACCTGCTGCTGGCCGGCGGGTTCGCCATGATTCCTCTGGCACTGCTGTCCATTGCGGCCATTTACATTTTTGTGGAGCGGTACCTGACGCTGCGCAAAGCCTCACGCGACCCCGATGCCTTTATGGACCGGGTGAAGATGATGGTGCAGAACGGCGACATCAATGGCGCGCGCGTGGTTTGCGCAGAGTTCGACTCACCCATCGCCCGTATGATCGAAAAAGGCGTGTCGCGCATCGGAAGTCCGCTGAAAAATATCGAGACGTCAATCGAAAACGTCGGCAAGATCGAGCTCTACCAGTTGGAGAAAAACCTGCCGACACTGGCCACCATTTCGGGAGCCGCGCCCATGATTGGCTTCTTCGGTACGGTTACGGGGATGATCCAGGCATTTATCGCCATCGCCCAGGAAGAAGGCTCGGTCAGTCCTAAACTGCTCTCTTCCGGGATTTACGAAGCGATGATCACGACTGCCACGGGGCTGGCCATCGGCATTGTGGCTTACATCGGCTACAACTACCTCGTGGCGCAGGTCTCGAAGGTCATTCACAACATGGAGTACAACTCCGTGGAGTTCATCGACCTATTGCAGGAAACGCACTAG
- a CDS encoding ExbD/TolR family protein yields the protein MNLSSRNKVDPAFSMSSMTDIIFLLLIFFMLTASFVTPSGLPVNLPSSKASTIVMQKVSVTVTDDLQYFVNDRPSSAATLKNDLAAELQGSEEGVVVLHIDKNVPVENLVNVASAATELKAKVSIATRPE from the coding sequence ATGAATCTTAGTTCTCGCAATAAAGTAGATCCGGCGTTCAGCATGTCGTCCATGACCGACATCATCTTTCTGCTGCTGATCTTCTTCATGCTGACCGCCAGCTTCGTAACGCCTTCAGGGTTGCCCGTCAACCTGCCTTCGAGCAAGGCGTCGACCATCGTCATGCAGAAAGTCAGCGTGACGGTAACCGATGATCTGCAATACTTCGTCAACGACCGTCCGTCGTCGGCCGCCACGTTGAAAAACGATTTGGCCGCAGAATTGCAGGGATCGGAAGAAGGCGTGGTGGTACTCCACATCGACAAAAACGTGCCGGTCGAAAATCTGGTGAACGTTGCCAGCGCCGCCACGGAACTGAAAGCGAAAGTGTCGATTGCTACCCGTCCCGAATAA
- a CDS encoding bifunctional folylpolyglutamate synthase/dihydrofolate synthase encodes MTYEATLEYLYQTLPMFQRVGNAAIKKGLDNTLALCEALGNPHHQFRAVHIAGTNGKGSTSHALASVLQAAGYRTGLYTSPHLKNFTERIRIDGQEIDQAFIVEFVATHKSLLERIQPSFFETTVAMAFAAFAAHQIEVAVVEVGLGGRLDSTNVLTPDLSVITNISWDHADLLGDTLPAIAREKAGIIKPGVPVVVSEYQDEVAEVFREEAGHRGAPLAFGSDVYHVTPLSQTLDGQTFRVESGDETVYESLFLDLPGRYQRQNLPGILLALELLCEEDYQISDEAILTGLSQIRASTGLKGRWQVLASSPLTICDVGHNEGGFRQIVAQLQALSYAQLYWVLGVVKEKDLTKILPLLPPTAFYLFTQPSVARALPASELAQAAQAHGLRGETVPEVNAALARARQLASPKDVIFVGGSTFVVADLDEL; translated from the coding sequence GTGACTTACGAAGCCACGCTTGAGTACCTGTACCAGACCCTCCCCATGTTTCAGCGGGTGGGCAATGCTGCCATTAAAAAAGGCCTGGACAACACGCTCGCCCTCTGCGAAGCACTAGGCAACCCTCACCATCAGTTTCGTGCCGTTCACATCGCGGGGACCAACGGCAAAGGGAGCACGTCTCATGCGCTTGCCTCGGTGTTGCAGGCCGCGGGCTATCGCACCGGTCTCTATACCTCCCCTCACCTGAAGAACTTCACTGAACGCATCCGAATCGACGGGCAGGAGATCGATCAGGCATTCATTGTCGAATTCGTGGCAACCCACAAATCGCTGCTAGAGCGCATCCAACCTTCGTTTTTCGAGACGACCGTAGCGATGGCTTTCGCGGCGTTTGCGGCGCACCAGATTGAGGTCGCCGTCGTTGAAGTGGGGCTGGGCGGCCGCCTCGATTCCACCAACGTGCTTACGCCCGATCTGTCGGTCATCACCAACATCAGTTGGGACCACGCCGATCTTCTGGGCGACACATTACCCGCCATTGCGCGTGAAAAAGCGGGGATCATCAAGCCAGGCGTTCCCGTCGTTGTCAGCGAGTATCAGGACGAAGTGGCCGAGGTGTTTCGCGAAGAGGCAGGCCATCGGGGTGCACCCCTGGCCTTTGGCTCGGACGTGTACCACGTGACTCCACTAAGCCAGACGCTGGACGGTCAGACTTTCCGGGTAGAGAGCGGCGACGAAACGGTCTACGAATCCTTATTCCTCGATTTGCCGGGGCGCTACCAGCGCCAGAATTTGCCCGGCATTCTGCTAGCGTTGGAACTCTTGTGTGAGGAAGATTATCAAATTTCGGATGAAGCTATTCTGACCGGTCTAAGTCAGATTCGGGCGAGTACCGGGCTGAAAGGGCGCTGGCAGGTGCTGGCATCGTCTCCGCTGACGATCTGCGATGTCGGTCATAACGAAGGCGGTTTTCGGCAGATCGTCGCGCAGTTGCAAGCCCTGTCGTACGCGCAGTTGTACTGGGTATTGGGAGTGGTCAAAGAAAAAGATCTGACCAAAATTCTCCCTTTGCTGCCCCCTACAGCCTTTTACCTGTTCACACAACCTTCTGTGGCCCGCGCCCTGCCCGCCTCCGAACTGGCGCAAGCCGCCCAAGCCCACGGCCTGCGGGGCGAAACCGTGCCCGAAGTCAACGCGGCGCTGGCAAGGGCGCGCCAGCTCGCTTCGCCAAAGGATGTTATTTTTGTGGGCGGAAGCACCTTCGTCGTCGCCGATCTGGACGAGCTATAA
- the trmB gene encoding tRNA (guanosine(46)-N7)-methyltransferase TrmB, whose amino-acid sequence MGRNKQQRFAANQANSNVLEAGKPLYETIKGQWHATQFKNEHPLVVELACGRGEYTVGLAREFPEKNFVGVDIKGARIWKGSTIAMQEGLDNVAFLRTRIEGLESFFAPGELREIWITFPDPRPRDRDIKRRLTSPRFLEMYRRLLPAEGWIHLKTDNAPLFDYTLEVLAETAIKDLVHTHDLYNSPYAADHKGIKTRYEEMFLAQGLPIHYLRFRFA is encoded by the coding sequence ATGGGAAGAAATAAACAGCAACGTTTTGCTGCCAATCAAGCCAATTCAAATGTCCTTGAAGCGGGAAAGCCGCTCTATGAAACCATCAAAGGCCAGTGGCATGCTACCCAGTTCAAGAACGAGCATCCCCTGGTGGTGGAGTTAGCCTGCGGGCGCGGTGAATACACCGTCGGGTTAGCACGGGAATTTCCGGAGAAGAATTTTGTAGGTGTCGACATCAAAGGTGCGCGCATCTGGAAAGGAAGCACCATTGCGATGCAAGAGGGCCTGGACAACGTAGCTTTTCTGCGGACCCGCATCGAAGGGTTGGAGAGTTTCTTTGCACCGGGTGAACTCCGGGAAATCTGGATTACGTTTCCTGACCCCCGCCCCCGCGACCGCGACATCAAACGCCGTCTCACCAGCCCCCGTTTCCTGGAAATGTACCGGCGATTGCTGCCGGCCGAAGGCTGGATTCACCTGAAGACCGACAACGCTCCGCTGTTCGACTATACGCTTGAGGTGCTGGCAGAAACCGCCATCAAAGACTTGGTCCACACGCACGACTTGTATAATTCGCCGTACGCGGCCGACCATAAAGGAATCAAAACACGTTACGAGGAAATGTTTCTGGCACAGGGGCTGCCCATTCATTACCTGCGTTTTCGGTTTGCCTAA
- a CDS encoding FkbM family methyltransferase: MPIPTIRRYRNLIQFIDNWPAYFIEKSQTQLSSVATYITRRQGIRMQVPKTLRSIFKELFFTDFYQIRTLARQLPPNPIVLDVGANAGFFALQLFDQRPDARIFCFEPHPANLSQLQKNLALNPTLAQQMHIEGKAVSGVTTSSLHLYFDPDRPFSPNASTIEGFEGNQQAVEVPVVPLDRVIEQFALPHIDLLKLDCEGSEYDILYHSSETTRQRIRAVTMETHTLPDDPRGQHEALVAFLKDQGFRTQVDVPPMLWMSR; this comes from the coding sequence ATGCCCATCCCCACGATCCGACGCTACCGTAACCTGATTCAATTCATCGACAACTGGCCCGCCTACTTCATCGAAAAGAGTCAGACACAGCTTTCGTCAGTGGCGACGTACATTACGCGCCGTCAGGGGATCCGGATGCAGGTACCCAAAACGTTGCGCAGCATTTTCAAAGAACTGTTTTTCACCGATTTTTACCAGATCCGCACGCTGGCTCGTCAGCTTCCTCCGAATCCTATTGTGCTCGATGTAGGGGCCAATGCTGGTTTCTTCGCCTTGCAATTGTTCGATCAACGCCCGGATGCCCGCATTTTTTGTTTCGAGCCGCATCCTGCCAACCTTTCTCAGTTGCAGAAGAATCTGGCGCTGAACCCTACCCTGGCGCAGCAAATGCACATCGAAGGGAAGGCCGTATCGGGGGTTACGACCAGCTCGTTGCATCTGTACTTTGATCCGGATCGCCCGTTTTCACCCAATGCCTCGACCATCGAAGGCTTCGAAGGCAATCAACAGGCCGTAGAAGTGCCCGTCGTGCCGCTGGATCGGGTGATCGAGCAATTTGCATTGCCACACATCGATTTGCTAAAGCTCGATTGCGAAGGCAGCGAATACGACATTCTGTACCATTCGTCCGAGACGACCCGCCAACGCATCCGAGCGGTGACGATGGAAACGCATACCTTGCCCGACGACCCACGGGGGCAACACGAGGCTCTGGTCGCTTTTCTGAAAGATCAGGGATTTCGTACGCAAGTCGATGTTCCGCCGATGCTGTGGATGTCGCGATGA
- a CDS encoding glycosyltransferase family 4 protein: MKRVDLEASTLLHAHPTGIARYGRQLIDHLLTLPAYGHDFRLRLLYKLSRFSKRAFRYAPPQASTDWHLGAYFPLSARKRLVHCLDSVLIYGKGIRTVVTIHDLAVFRPEHQLEGYTSDKFREKSWARMRQMVRHADHLIAVSEATKRDLLHFFDYPEAQISVVPLGTEQRPLGRQAPPLPPAWQLHSKQYYLFVGSISVRKNMLNLLQAFAHHATEHTLVLAGTAEPAVLEAIARLRLHHKVRLLGYVEDALLPLLYHHAAAFLFPTYYEGFGIPLLEAMIHRLPIVTSNRGAAPEVVDASAQLVDPFEVDSIREGLEKIATVADTALDAAQQRALAFTWSRTAQSTYEVYQKLWEAH, encoded by the coding sequence ATGAAACGGGTCGACCTCGAAGCGTCTACGCTGCTCCATGCGCATCCCACAGGCATTGCCCGGTACGGACGTCAACTTATTGACCATCTGCTGACGCTCCCTGCTTACGGTCACGATTTTCGCCTGCGGTTGCTGTACAAGCTGTCTCGCTTCTCGAAAAGAGCATTTCGCTACGCACCGCCACAAGCTTCAACGGACTGGCATTTAGGAGCGTATTTTCCGCTTTCTGCCCGGAAGCGCCTGGTCCATTGCCTCGATTCGGTCTTGATTTACGGAAAGGGCATCCGAACCGTGGTCACCATCCACGATCTGGCGGTGTTCCGGCCAGAACATCAGTTGGAGGGATATACGTCCGATAAATTCCGGGAGAAAAGCTGGGCACGCATGCGCCAGATGGTGCGCCATGCGGATCATCTGATTGCCGTTAGCGAGGCTACCAAGCGCGATCTGCTGCACTTTTTCGATTACCCGGAGGCACAAATTTCGGTCGTGCCGTTGGGCACGGAACAGCGTCCGCTCGGACGCCAAGCTCCTCCCCTGCCCCCAGCGTGGCAATTGCATTCCAAGCAGTACTACCTTTTTGTAGGAAGCATCTCCGTTCGCAAAAATATGTTGAACCTGCTGCAGGCGTTTGCGCACCACGCTACAGAACACACACTTGTCTTGGCGGGGACCGCTGAGCCGGCCGTGCTAGAAGCGATTGCGCGTCTGCGTCTGCACCACAAGGTTCGCCTGTTGGGCTACGTCGAGGATGCGCTGTTGCCGTTGTTGTACCACCACGCAGCGGCTTTTTTGTTTCCTACCTATTACGAAGGTTTTGGCATCCCTCTCCTTGAGGCGATGATCCACCGACTGCCCATTGTAACGTCGAACCGGGGAGCCGCGCCGGAAGTCGTGGATGCGTCAGCGCAGCTTGTTGATCCTTTTGAGGTGGACAGCATCCGGGAGGGTTTAGAAAAGATCGCTACGGTTGCAGACACGGCATTGGATGCCGCCCAGCAACGCGCCCTTGCGTTTACCTGGTCGCGCACTGCCCAAAGCACGTACGAGGTATACCAGAAACTTTGGGAAGCGCACTGA
- the rplT gene encoding 50S ribosomal protein L20, with translation MPRSVNSVASRARRKKMMKLAKGYFGRRKNVWTVAKNAVERGWQFAYRDRKQKKRNFRALWIQRINAGVREHGLSYSQFMGLLKGAGITLNRKVLADLAMNHPGAFKAIVDKVK, from the coding sequence ATGCCAAGATCAGTAAACTCGGTGGCTTCCAGAGCCCGCCGTAAAAAAATGATGAAGCTGGCCAAAGGATACTTTGGTCGCCGTAAAAACGTTTGGACCGTCGCTAAAAATGCGGTTGAAAGAGGATGGCAGTTTGCCTACCGTGACCGCAAGCAAAAGAAGCGCAACTTCCGCGCCCTGTGGATTCAGCGTATCAACGCTGGCGTACGCGAACACGGTCTTTCTTATTCGCAATTTATGGGCCTTTTGAAAGGTGCGGGAATTACCCTGAACCGTAAGGTGCTGGCCGATCTGGCCATGAACCACCCCGGCGCTTTCAAAGCCATTGTCGATAAAGTCAAGTAA
- the rpmI gene encoding 50S ribosomal protein L35, which yields MPKMKTKSGAKKRFKLTGTGKIKRKRAFHSHILTKKSTKRKNRLVQATLVDRTDVGRVKDMLNL from the coding sequence ATGCCAAAGATGAAGACCAAGTCGGGAGCGAAGAAGCGCTTCAAGTTGACCGGGACTGGCAAAATCAAGCGCAAGCGCGCTTTCCACAGCCACATCCTGACCAAGAAGTCAACGAAGCGGAAGAATCGCCTCGTACAAGCAACGCTTGTCGATCGCACCGACGTGGGGCGTGTCAAAGACATGCTGAACCTCTAG
- the infC gene encoding translation initiation factor IF-3 produces MSKFKKRPPRGRVEEPYRVNERIRVPQVRVVGDNIEQAVYPTDKARQLAKEQGLDLVEIAPNASPPVCKIVDYSKFKYEQKKKQKELKAKQHKVVLKEIRFGPNTDDHDFEFKLRHAENFLKEGSKVKAYVHFVGRTIVFKERGEILLLRFAQALEEVAKVDQMPKLEGKRMILMLSPKSSKK; encoded by the coding sequence ATCAGTAAATTTAAGAAAAGACCCCCACGCGGTCGAGTCGAAGAGCCCTACCGTGTCAACGAAAGGATTCGAGTGCCACAAGTCCGTGTCGTAGGCGATAACATTGAACAAGCAGTGTATCCTACCGACAAAGCACGGCAACTGGCGAAGGAACAAGGCCTGGATTTGGTGGAAATTGCACCAAATGCGAGCCCACCTGTCTGTAAAATTGTTGACTACTCGAAGTTCAAGTACGAGCAGAAAAAGAAGCAGAAAGAACTGAAAGCCAAACAGCACAAAGTGGTGCTGAAGGAAATTCGTTTCGGTCCCAACACCGACGACCACGATTTTGAGTTCAAACTGCGCCATGCCGAGAACTTTCTGAAAGAGGGATCGAAAGTAAAAGCCTACGTTCACTTTGTGGGGCGTACTATTGTATTTAAGGAGCGCGGCGAAATTTTGCTGCTGCGTTTTGCGCAAGCGCTGGAAGAGGTAGCTAAAGTTGATCAGATGCCGAAGCTGGAAGGCAAGCGGATGATCCTGATGCTGTCGCCCAAATCCAGCAAAAAATAG
- the thrS gene encoding threonine--tRNA ligase, translating to MSNIHITLPDGSVREYPAGSTSLDIARSISEGLARNVLASKVNGEIWDATRPLEKDATVQLLTWKDDDGKYAFWHSSAHLLAEALEALYPGVKFGIGPPVENGFYYDVDLGEQTLSQEDFPKIEAKMKELAKEKNPFERRSVSKKEAIDYFTQKGDEYKLDLIEGLEDGSITFYEQGKFVDLCRGPHLPDTGPIKAIKLTNVAGAYWRGDETRKQLTRIYGITFPKQKELDEYLFRLEEAKKRDHRKLGRELELFTFSEKVGMGLPLWLPKGTMLRERLEGFLRKAQTKAGYLQVVTPHIGSKELYETSGHYAKYGKDSFQPIKTPDGEGEFLLKPMNCPHHCEIYKARPRSYRELPLRLAEFGTVYRYEQSGELHGLTRVRGFTQDDAHIFCRPDQVKEEFKKVIDLVLYVFESLGFHDFTAQISLRDPENKAKYIGSDEAWEISERAIIEAAAEKNLPTVTELGEAAFYGPKLDFMVRDALGRKWQLGTIQVDYNLPERFELEYIGNDNQKHRPVMIHRAPFGSLERFVAVLLEHCGGNFPLWLAPDQIAVLPISEKYSDYADNVYKELELVDIRGFVDNRDEKIGRKIRDAEVQKVPFMLIVGEKEQAENRVSVRRHGEGDLGSMTLDEFTAYFRKAADITQRKPVEDPA from the coding sequence ATGAGCAACATTCATATTACCCTGCCCGATGGTTCGGTGCGGGAATATCCTGCTGGCTCTACGAGCCTCGACATTGCCCGAAGCATCAGCGAAGGCCTGGCGCGTAACGTGCTGGCTTCCAAAGTAAACGGTGAAATCTGGGACGCCACCCGTCCCCTCGAGAAGGATGCAACGGTACAGTTACTGACCTGGAAAGACGACGACGGGAAATATGCCTTCTGGCACTCGTCGGCGCACTTGCTAGCCGAAGCGTTGGAAGCGCTCTACCCGGGCGTAAAGTTCGGCATCGGTCCGCCCGTCGAAAACGGCTTTTATTACGATGTAGACCTAGGAGAGCAGACGCTGTCGCAGGAAGACTTCCCGAAGATCGAAGCCAAAATGAAGGAACTGGCGAAGGAGAAAAACCCGTTTGAGCGGCGATCCGTCTCTAAAAAAGAAGCCATCGACTACTTCACCCAAAAGGGCGATGAGTACAAACTGGACCTGATTGAAGGCCTGGAAGACGGGTCGATCACGTTCTACGAGCAAGGAAAATTTGTAGACCTGTGCCGCGGACCTCACCTGCCCGATACGGGGCCGATCAAAGCCATCAAGTTGACCAACGTGGCGGGTGCGTACTGGCGTGGCGACGAAACGCGCAAGCAGCTGACGCGCATTTACGGCATCACGTTCCCCAAACAGAAAGAGCTGGACGAGTACCTGTTCCGCCTGGAAGAAGCCAAAAAGCGGGATCACCGCAAATTGGGACGCGAGCTGGAGCTATTCACGTTCTCCGAAAAAGTAGGGATGGGGCTGCCATTGTGGTTGCCCAAGGGCACGATGCTGCGTGAGCGGCTGGAAGGCTTCTTGCGGAAGGCCCAGACCAAAGCGGGCTATTTGCAGGTCGTGACGCCCCACATCGGAAGCAAAGAGCTGTACGAAACGTCCGGGCACTACGCCAAGTACGGAAAAGACTCGTTTCAGCCTATTAAAACGCCCGATGGCGAAGGCGAATTTCTGCTGAAACCGATGAACTGCCCGCACCATTGTGAAATATATAAAGCACGTCCGCGGTCGTATCGGGAACTTCCCTTGCGGTTAGCAGAGTTTGGTACTGTGTATCGTTACGAACAAAGTGGCGAATTGCACGGCCTGACGCGCGTTCGGGGCTTTACCCAGGACGATGCACACATCTTCTGCCGGCCCGATCAGGTGAAAGAGGAGTTTAAGAAGGTGATCGACTTGGTGCTTTATGTATTCGAGTCGCTCGGTTTTCACGATTTTACGGCTCAGATTTCACTGCGCGATCCCGAAAACAAAGCCAAGTACATCGGTTCCGATGAAGCCTGGGAGATTTCCGAACGGGCCATCATCGAAGCGGCTGCCGAGAAAAACCTGCCCACCGTTACCGAACTGGGCGAAGCGGCCTTTTACGGGCCGAAGCTCGACTTTATGGTGCGCGATGCCCTGGGACGCAAATGGCAGTTGGGAACGATTCAGGTAGATTATAACCTTCCGGAGCGATTTGAGTTAGAGTACATAGGAAACGACAACCAGAAGCACCGTCCGGTGATGATCCACCGGGCACCGTTCGGTTCGCTGGAGCGTTTTGTGGCCGTATTGCTGGAGCATTGCGGCGGCAATTTTCCGCTTTGGCTGGCACCCGATCAGATCGCGGTGCTGCCCATTTCTGAAAAATATTCTGACTACGCCGATAACGTGTACAAGGAACTGGAACTGGTTGATATCCGGGGATTTGTGGACAACCGCGACGAAAAGATCGGCCGGAAAATCCGCGACGCCGAGGTGCAAAAAGTGCCGTTCATGCTGATTGTGGGCGAAAAAGAACAGGCTGAGAACCGGGTGTCGGTCCGCCGCCACGGCGAGGGCGACCTGGGTAGCATGACCCTGGACGAGTTCACGGCATATTTCCGCAAAGCCGCCGACATTACGCAGCGGAAACCGGTAGAAGATCCGGCCTGA
- a CDS encoding tetratricopeptide repeat protein: MKGGLHHVWICLLTGLLLACQGRTDQAERIRDVPVTDEEKVAARLRAMNDAIARNPDEAEYYFRRADLYRQKGQDDQALTDLQSAVRLDSNEARYHLALAQQYRTQADIRKGMRAARKAESLGMEAPELYFTLGEMYLIVREYQQALDALNQGLRLSPFSPQGYYYKGLVYAESGDTALAISSLQTALEQDVAYAEAYNSISKLLLAREQYRDALLYLNAGTRFTPDDPFLYYNKGVAYKATDQLDSARQNYERALSIDSTLHLAWYNLGAMDLNDRNYAEAASKFEKVVNLQPEEARAHYFLALALRRLGRKEQAATHFSQVLALQKEYVPEATQALKWLRQPAYTPSQPKPAPEAISTTKPEPAKPTTPKLAPVAEKNPSEL, from the coding sequence ATGAAAGGCGGGCTACACCACGTATGGATTTGTTTGCTGACCGGACTTCTGCTGGCCTGCCAGGGGAGGACCGATCAGGCGGAACGCATCCGGGATGTGCCCGTTACGGACGAGGAAAAAGTGGCGGCGCGGCTGCGGGCCATGAACGACGCCATCGCGCGCAATCCCGACGAAGCGGAGTATTATTTTCGCCGGGCCGATCTGTACCGACAGAAGGGGCAGGACGACCAGGCCCTGACCGATCTGCAGTCGGCCGTCCGGTTGGACAGCAACGAGGCGCGGTATCATCTGGCTTTGGCGCAGCAGTACCGTACGCAGGCTGACATCCGCAAAGGCATGCGTGCCGCCCGGAAAGCAGAATCGCTCGGCATGGAAGCGCCGGAGTTGTATTTTACGCTGGGCGAGATGTACCTGATTGTGCGGGAGTACCAGCAGGCGCTCGATGCCCTGAATCAGGGGCTGCGGTTGTCGCCTTTTTCGCCGCAAGGCTACTATTACAAAGGACTGGTGTACGCCGAGTCGGGCGATACGGCGCTGGCCATCTCCAGCCTGCAAACGGCACTGGAACAGGACGTGGCCTATGCCGAAGCGTACAATTCCATCTCCAAGCTGTTGCTGGCGCGCGAACAGTACCGCGATGCCCTCTTGTACCTGAACGCCGGTACCCGCTTCACACCCGACGACCCCTTTCTGTATTACAACAAAGGCGTGGCTTACAAGGCGACCGACCAACTCGACAGCGCCCGGCAGAATTACGAACGCGCCCTGTCGATCGATTCTACCCTGCATTTGGCCTGGTACAACCTTGGGGCGATGGATCTGAACGATCGAAATTACGCCGAGGCCGCCTCAAAATTTGAAAAGGTTGTAAACTTGCAACCGGAAGAGGCCCGTGCGCACTATTTCCTGGCGTTGGCATTACGCCGCCTGGGACGCAAAGAGCAAGCGGCCACCCATTTTTCACAGGTGTTGGCATTGCAGAAGGAGTATGTACCCGAAGCCACGCAGGCGTTGAAATGGTTACGCCAACCCGCGTATACCCCCAGTCAGCCCAAACCGGCGCCCGAGGCCATCTCGACGACGAAACCTGAGCCTGCCAAGCCTACAACACCCAAATTGGCGCCCGTGGCGGAAAAAAATCCGTCGGAATTATAG